In Deinococcus maricopensis DSM 21211, the sequence TGCCGCCGCCCGGGTGCACGCCGCTGCCCGCCTGCCACACGCGCGCGTGCGGGCGGTACGGCGTGGGATGGAACGGCCCGGCCCGCCACGCAGGAGGCGTGAGGCCATAAATGGCGCCGCCCGGCGTGCCGAGCCGGGCGTAGTCCGCCGGGCTCAGGACAGCGGTAGCCTGCGCGGACGCCAGCAGCCCCGGCTGCCCGAGCGTGCGCTCCACGCGTGCCAGCTGCCCCTGCACCCACGGGTGCGTGAGGTCCATATCGAGGCCCGTGGCGGGCGCGGTCAGCAGGACGCTCAGCTGACGACCGTCCGCGTGGACGAGTGTCATGGTGCCGGCCGGAAGGGCGGGTATCCGGCGGGCGTCGTCGAGCGCGTCAAGGTCGTCCGGCAGCAGGACACTGGTGGGCGGGAGCGGCGCGGGGACCGGCAGCGCGGCGTATATGGCCAGGCCGGACACGCTGCGCTGCCCGCGCGGTTCGGGGCGGCCCAGCAGGCGCGCCGTGACGCCCGGGTCGAGGGTGCTGACGAACAGGTCGTGCCGCACGGTCGCACCGCCGTGCAGTGTGGCCTCTGCCCTGCGCACGTCGAGGCGCTCCACGGGCGTGCCTGAGCGCACCTGCACCCCGGCTTCCGCGCCGAAGCGCAGCAGGGTGTCCAGCAGGGCGCCCATCCCGGCGGCGGGGCGCGCGACGTCGTGCGCGATCAGGGCGGGCAGCAGGGCGTACAGGGCGCTGCCGCTGCGTGGGCCGACGCCGGCGTTCAGGGCGTGCGTGGCGAGCGCCGCGTGCAGGGCGGGTGGGAGGCGCAGGGCGCGCAGGTACGCGTGCGCGCTGACGTGCGGGCCGAGGACGCGGCCCAGGCGGGCGCTCGCGGTGACGAACTGCGGGTCCGTGAGGCGCGGCGGGCGCGTCAGCAGGTCCGTGATGGCGTCGCGGGCGGGCGCAGCGGCGCGCACGTACCGGGCCCAGTGCGGGTACAGCGGGTGCCCGGGGGGGACGGGCAGGGGGACCGGCCCGTGCGGCGTGTGGTGCACGCCCAGCCCGCCCGGCAGGGGCCGCAGGTCGAGCGGGTCCGAGCGGCCGAGCCGCTCGAGGTACGCGCGCCACACGCCCGGGAAGGTGAACAGGCTCGGGCCGGTGTCGAAGATGAGGTCCGCGACGGGCAGGCGCCGGAGTTTCCCGCCGGGGGTGCCCGCTTCGTATACGGTGACGGCGTGGCCGCGCCGGGCGAGGAGCGCCGCGAGCGCGAGGCCCGCG encodes:
- a CDS encoding phytoene desaturase family protein, whose protein sequence is MRTPGARSIGVLGGGLAGLALAALLARRGHAVTVYEAGTPGGKLRRLPVADLIFDTGPSLFTFPGVWRAYLERLGRSDPLDLRPLPGGLGVHHTPHGPVPLPVPPGHPLYPHWARYVRAAAPARDAITDLLTRPPRLTDPQFVTASARLGRVLGPHVSAHAYLRALRLPPALHAALATHALNAGVGPRSGSALYALLPALIAHDVARPAAGMGALLDTLLRFGAEAGVQVRSGTPVERLDVRRAEATLHGGATVRHDLFVSTLDPGVTARLLGRPEPRGQRSVSGLAIYAALPVPAPLPPTSVLLPDDLDALDDARRIPALPAGTMTLVHADGRQLSVLLTAPATGLDMDLTHPWVQGQLARVERTLGQPGLLASAQATAVLSPADYARLGTPGGAIYGLTPPAWRAGPFHPTPYRPHARVWQAGSGVHPGGGIPAVLGGALIVDTLMARSRL